The region TGTAATTATAAAAGTAATAGCTCGTCCTTAACAAGAAGCACATATCTGAATTACGTATTCCTGAACATTCAACAAAAAGTTAAACAACGTACATTACCTGAAAACAATTTCATATTATCTATGCGGCAGTTTTCTTTTTGAATCGCGGAATCGATATATTATAACGAAATCAACTGCATCTTAGATTCTATTTGACTATTCCATTAGAAAACAGATTGCCAGGTCATATTTTACTATTTCAGCTCAATATGCTTAGATCAGCAATTAAGGATGTTGACTAAAGAATGCTGTTTTTGTGGATGCTTATTGAGTTATTTCAATTTAGCTttacaaacacatacatacatacatacataaatgcatgcatacatacatatataacttAAGTTTAGGATAACATAATTTGCTTTTAACACGTACGCCACTTATGATCTTATTAATGAATTTCATTTAATTAAAACCTTTTTAGAATTCAAATCACCAAGGTCCTTCTAGGGTCGGTTTTTCTAACTCCATTTGAGTTctcattaaatattaattataaccCGATATGAAGTCATCATCCTCTCTATTctttataaattaataagaaaatgcCATATATAGATCTGAGTCACCAAATTATCGTATATTTTGTAATTAGTGTTTTCATTATTTCCTCCGTTGACTTTTGATTCAAAGGGTATTATTGAAATTTTCGAACTTGTAATTACTTATGAATGGTCGTCGTTAACAGGAAGCACATATCTTAAACACTTTTGAAAATTAAATGAGTATATTTGACGAGATTAATACCTAAAAAACTTTACTATCCAGACCGCAATTTTCTTGTTGAAAACATGAAATGGAATCTACGTTAACTAATCAAGTGTATCATGATAGATATATAGAGAGCGGAATTGACTATTCCGTTAGGAATCAGAATGTGAGGTCGCAATTTACCATTTCAACTCAATGTGTTTAGGTCAGCATTGACTAAAGAATTTTGTTTTGTGAATCGTTATGTGAATTTAGTTTAAACACACagacacacagacacacacaacaTATAGTATAATGTAAAATTAAGGATAATTTATTTAGCTTTTAATTAGTTTGAAGACGCCACTTACGATCATAATCAATTTCCATTTAAAACCTTTTGATAAATTCTAATCAGCAAGCTGCTTCTAGGTTTTTTCTAACCCCATTTGAATTCACCATTTTTATATCCCGTTTTTGAAGTCAACTGTATGCCCtatatatagtgtttataaataaGACACTGGCATCGATATTCAAACCAATCAAATTAAGATGAAGAAGTACTCTCAAATACGCTCCTGTGTCTTCCTTCTGGTTCTTTGTCTTTCCTTTTCTAACTCATGGGCAAACTTATCTTCCCTTGTTGATGTTACACCAGGTACGGAAAATTTCATAAGTTGCATACAGCCCAAATCCAACAATGTCACCTCCTTCTCTCAGCAGCTCATTATCACACCTGTCAATGCTTCTTTCATTCCCATTTGGCAAGTCGCAGTGCAAAACACTAGGTTCCTTAAACCCTCGACTCCTAAACCATCAATCATCGTGACACCTGTGGATGAAACACTTGTCCAAAAGGCTCTATTCTGCGCAAAGAAACATGGGTACGAGATGAGGATCAGGAGTGGGGGCCATGACTATGAAGGCCTATCATACACTGCTGATGTTCCCTTTGTTATGCTTGATTTCACCAACATGAGGTCTATAGACGTGGACGTAGCTAACAGGAGCGCATGGGTCCAGCCAGGTGCTGTGCTTGGTGAACTCTATTACAGTATTTCTCAGAAGACCGACACCTTGTATTTCCCGGCAGGTGTTTGCCCCACGGTGGGTGTTGGCGGGTACATGGGCGGTGGTGGCTACGGAAACCTACTGAGGAAATATGGTACTGCTGCTGATAATGTTGTGGACGTTCGCTTTATGGATGTCAATGGAAATATTCTTGACAGGAAGTCCATGGGTAAGGATTTGTTTTGGGCAATACGAGGAGGTGGTGCTTCCAGTTTTGGAATCGTTCTCGCATGGAAGCTCAGGTTGGTTCCGGTTCCAGAAAAAGTAACTGTATTCATACTGAATAAAACTTTGGAAGAAGGGGCAACCAAAATTTTCCATAAATATCAATACGTTGCGCCAACTATTGATAGAAATCTACACATAAGAACTCAGGTGTTTGCCGAATATATTGGCAACACCACCAAGAAAACCATACGGATTATGTTCGAAGGAATTTATCAGGGCACAAGGGACACATTGCTTCCGTTGCTGGACGAAAAATTTCCTGAGCTCGGTGTTAGACGAGAGATTTGTGAAGAAATTAGAAGCATCCAATCGACCGTTGTGTTTTGGGGCCTGCCAAGCTCCACCCCAATTGAGATCCTCACGAACCGGTCTGCTATAGCCAAGCTGAACAATAAAAGCAAATCAGACTATGTCCGGACACCAATTCCCATACGCGGTCTAAGAAAGATATGGAGAAAGCTCATGCAAAACGACGGATCGGCACTTCTCATGATCAATCCTTTTGGCGGAAGGATGGCTGATTACTCAGAGTCAGCAATTCCATATCCTCATAGAGCTGGGGTGTTGTTACAGATTCTCAAGACTGTTAATTTTAACGGTCAAACTTCAGACACGACCCCTACATCGCTCAAGAGAATAATGTGGCTTCGAAGCTTGGACGAGTTACTGACGCCTTATGTCTCAAAGAACCCAAGAGAAGCATATTCCAACTACAATGATCTAGATTTGGGTGTTGGAAGTTCTAATTATGAAGAAGCCAGTCTTTGGGGTGAGAGGTACTGGAAAAGGGACAATTTTCAGAAGTTGATTCGAATCAAGGCCAAAGTTGATCCGGATAATTTCTTCCGGCGTCCACAAAGTATCCCTGTTTTCTAACACCTCTCTCTCTACACGAGGCACCTTTTTCTTGAGAAAGGCTCAAAATTAGGGTCTtacttcttttgttttttttaataaactaccAATAAGTCTCACGTACTCATAATATCGCTCTGttttaaaagaatatctaaaattaATTGTTAAATGATTGTAATTTTTATATGAATTGGTTATGATTTATTCTAATCTATGCATTGTTTGGTTATTATATTTCTTGGTTATACTTTGTGTTGATGAATAAATTTGATATAATTAATTCTTAAGACGTCTTCGATAATTTCTAATTTTGGCTTGGTTTTAAGTTGGATGATGGAAACTATCCTGTGTTGGAACTCGTATGGTTGATAAAAACTTATTGTATAAGTACTTGTTGGTGTAATTGTATATTGTATGGAATATATCATAAGGGAACTACATATATGTAATGTTATATGTGGGGTCAAGAAATGACGAATATTAGTGTAGTTCTTTGTCCGGTCGCAATACCTTGTTGCTAGCCGCTCCAAGTACAACAACATACTCAAACCTTGTTTCTAGAAGCTCCAAGTACAATTACATACTCAAGAACTTGGGGTTAAGAATGGGGATGAATAGTTATACGGTATATGACCATTTGTTGGCAGCGTTGTGAATGTCACACGTTGGTCGTTATGCAGATGCCCGACTGTGTATTTTTGTCAGGACCCTTGAACAATGGATACAACGGATGATCTTTGTTGTGTCTTTCAGTATTGCATTTCATAATATCTATATTGTATTATAAAATGTAAGTAGATTGCTATTGTTTGaaatttttccaaaaaaacaGACTGTATATTAAATATAGACATGAAAGTAGGTTCTTATTGTTTTCACTTTCCTTGACCACTTGTTTAAAGTGATTGTTAATAACAATGTTGTTGATCATAAATATTTTGAGGCTTGGTATTATCATTCATTGTTACTAAGTAGTAGTTAACCGCTATACCAAATCATGTCACATGTATTTTTGATAAATGAGTTTAAGAAAATGTTGTTGCTGGAATGTACAAAATACGGGTACCTTGGAACAAACAAAAAAATTGTAAAGTTACTGGAATTGTTGGAACAAGTTGaacattgatttttttatttgtatGTTTTGGAATTCAAATCATGGGTTATTAATTTTAAACCGTTAATAGCATTGTAGCATTGTACTTTATTTTATCGATTCAATTCGGGACATTTTTTCACAGTTACACGTTGTAACTGTGTTTCCAAAAACACGATCATATTTTCCTCCCGAGTGCTTATCTTGATGACGCTTATctctataaacataacacttttaGCCTTTTCTTCTAGGTGATTTAGGCGACTTTCTAGCGATTTTCGAGATCCGAAGACCACGATTAGAGACTCGTTTATTAAGTTTTGCAAGTTaagatttttactttttttttttcagattaacAGTTTTTGTTTCGTTTTTAGCCATTTATGGGTAAAACTTTAGATTTCAGTTTTGCATCGACGTCGACCTTTTATGCAAGTAATCGGTGGTATTGTTTTTTAATTCATGTTTGTATATAGTAATACCCGTCCTGTTTTAATCTAATGTTTGATTTTGGTTCGGTTCATGTTGGTCTCTTGAATTAGGATTTAATCActctagttaatcaaattagtaGAATATGTAATTGTTACATTGACCGATAAAAAGATGACAATCATCAAATTGGTTTTGCGAGGAGATTTAATGCTGATGTAAATTGTGTATTGGATATTTTTAGGCTTTTGAGCTTGAAATGCAAGAAGCTCACTACTACAAAAGGCTTTATAGGACTTGCCAATTAGAACCCGGTTTCGAGAAAAACTGCGATATATTATTAAAAAACCAGGACTTAAAAGGGAACAACCAATATGACCCGGTTCATTCTGACAAACCGGGATATATGCTCACTTAAGGAAACCGGTTCCCAGCATAACAACCGGGACTTTTAGTCGTATAGGTATATGACCCTGTCTCGAGAAAAACAACCGGGTTCTATTAGTATTACTACAGAACACGCTTACTAGGAAGTTATATGGACCATATTCTACAACCGGGTGTTTTGACTTCTTTTAGCAAATATAAATGTGGATTAATGACTTCTTTTTTTCAACTATGACTTTAGTAAaaaacacacaagaatgaagcTGGAACAAAGTAAAATAATGAGCAACAAGAAGAATCAAACAAACAAAAGCAAAACATACAAAGAACTAAAAACAATAAGAAAAACACCCCACAAGGGTAAAAAGGTCCAAATAGCAAATATCTATTCCACCATCAACATGGAGAGCATAGCAGACCAGAACAAAAGCAAACAGATGAATAGAGGGAGAAAACATCAGTAAACATGCACCACATCGAAAATTGCCAGgcaggggcaaaatggtcaagAAAGCAATAAAACACACCAACATCTAGAATGCAATCAGCAACCGGGATCACAAATAGAACCAGAGAAGATCAAGAAAGTATGCCAGCAACTCCAAAAGAAACCACCATACAGATGCAAGACAAAACCAAGGGCAAAATTGTCAAAGGGATGAACTCATCTCAGCAACACAACATTTTTATAATCATGTTGTCCGGTAATGTGATTATAGTTGGTTTTTGCAAGTTTGAAAAAGACTCGGTTATTTGAATGAAACCGGTCCATATTTAATCTTTATATGACCCGGTTTGGGGATTGGAATCGGGCTCTTTTAGCCATATATGACCCAGTTTTGAATGGTTGGTCCGTGTCCTAATCTTCGTATATGATCAAATGTTGTGCGTTATGTTCCTCATATATGTCCCGGTTTTATGAATTATTCCACATTCAAGGCTActattattattgattttttatctacttatttatttaacaaacgggatgttacatataTTTACTATGTACTACCTAAAGTTGTAAAAAACACTCgatgttagctagtcggtggactgaggTTAAGGGGTTAATCGGCTAGGTTGAGATTAATTGAGGGATTCATCGGGGACCCTAAATCGCTAACTTGTTGAATTTAGAAATAATTAAAGATGACTAATTTCGTaacaaagttcgtaaataccactaatatcataacaaataggttattatgattaatacaacactagtCATTCCTCAAATAGTTTTTGTTGACATATAACTTCTGCAagatgttaaaatttcatcgtttgCTATTGCTTCGCTCATTGTGTAGGCATAGATTAATATCTAGGGGTCTTCTAGTCAGTTGGGTAACGCCTAAGGACTAATTGGAGATTCAGAACCTAGTCGAGATTTTAAGAACACTACTACTACCATTTTCAAACAAGAATTGATTTTTATTTCCCATTCTTTGTTTGTTAGGTTTGACATACCAAACACAACCCATCGACTTACTTCATCATGGTTAGGATACTGCCAATCCACACAACTGCTGGTGCGAAATACGTTAGCAACATCTGCTAACCATTACCTACTTGATGTCGGTTTCTTCTCCTCGTAGTAGTCAAGAGCCTCACATGCCCAAAACTCCATGAAGGTCAATGAATGCGCCCCTATCAAGGTCACCATCTCAGAATGGAAAGAGCGCAAACGCTCCTCCAACAGCTCCACCATACCCTACTTGATCGTACCgtagatcacaagagtctgctcgAGAATGCAAGGCATAATCTTAGACGTAATGAACTCCTGTGTTTGATCATCCAACTGCCCGGCTCCAAAACCTGGGCTTGAGCACTCACTAGCACCAGAAATACCAACCGGTCTGCCTCGAAGAGTCACATACTGAAAATAGACGACACAAACCATCAtaatacacatacacacatacacacacacacacacacacacatatatatatatatatatatatatatatatatatatatatatatattgctgagTGATCTTATACTCCACAAGTTTCCAGGTTTCATCGCAgctctccttgactcgagtacgaatTCTCTGCTTCTGTTAGTACGGTCCCATATTGCCttgcacatctatccgtactttcctcaaggtttTCCTTGAATCCGCCAGGTCactctttatccatactattaacTCTCATCAATATAGGGTTCCCGATACTaaatctcttcctaggttctcctaGGACAACCACCACACCACTCTCTGCCATCTGCAGTAGAGGGGACTCCTACCTGCACCCTCTAACATgctcacaaatacaattacatatcactgacaacaaaaaattcttcaaatgaaaggtctcacactacaatgaTTGGAGTCAAACAAGAGCTGcctaatagagttaaaacctaaccttgtaaaattatttagtttccgCCATATGCAACTTTACATATTGGCTTACTAGTTAGCTAATGTTAGTGAGAACtcctaaaaagcacaaagcaagcaacattcgagcatcgagtaatcagaaccaagcataacctaatcaaggcatcatatcactgactgatcagtactggTCTACATGCTCATACAATAAGCATACAAAAGCACCTCTCCtagaattctatcatgcaaacacTGAGCATAtcattagccctaactagcatgcgattcacagattcacaaatcaaatcatattagataacatgtatgagtattttgggaaaacttacttgagctcggtcgattgcatccACCACACCCTTACTTGTGTTAGTAAACCTTTTTCTGTAAAAATATTTCccttttttttgcatttttttaacaaatcctcagtttgagttcagacacacccgagagtatgtccgaatccctcaaagtaaggctctgatatcaatttgtaacgtctcaaaaataatacccaaaaatatcatttttaaaatTAGTAAAATGGTAATCCAAAACATTGTCATACAGCCAAGATGAAGtgaggtggtgtgtgctctgcaatcatcccagaCTCTTACAATttgaaccaaaagtacctgaaatataaaccgaaaaccgtaagtacaaatattaatgaattccccaaaataccatataacatacgtaataaacacatattgggcctctgCCCTTAATTGGGCCCTGCCCAACATCGATCTGGTGTCAAATAGGTGTAGAGGCATTACCATTCACCGACTTATATGGAGGATCGCCCAAATATGACCATCTTacgattaataataatatcttgtTTTTCAAGGTTCAACTTCCCGCCCGCCCAAACAaaatttagttgtttatatgttcGTCTATGCTTTTGATCAGTTTGGTGTCTTTAAATCGGTTCTCGAAACCTTTAAATGCAAAGGCTTATAAACAATTTGCCACCGTATCATACTTGTCTAGGCATGAATTGTGGGTTGATGCACCATCAAAACGAAACATAAACTAGCCTAAAACGGACACttagacaaaataaaataattgaaaattaaaTATGGAATTTGCCTAtgaatattataagaataagacACCATACCGTGAAAACAATTTTCTAATCAATGACGTCCATTCTAactttttcatttcttctaacaaAACTTTTGCCAAGTCTTCGAATTAAAGTCCTCCATATCATTAGCCTAATATTAAATATCATAGCTTTAATCAACCTCAACAGTCTGCATGCATGCCGTGGTTCAAACTATATGAGAAAAAAAAACTGGAAGCACATATCTTTCCTTGACTTTTATTCCTTCGTTGACTTTTGACTCAGATGGTATTATTGACATCTTCAGAACTTGTAATTATAAAAGTAATAGCTCGTCCTTAACAAGAAGCACATATCTGAATTACGTATTCCTGAACATTCAACAAAAAGTTAAACAACGTACATTACCTGAAAACAATTTCATATTATCTATGCGGCAGTTTTCTTTTTGAATCGCGGAATCGATATATTATAACGAAATCAACTGCATCTTAGATTCTATTTGACTATTCCATTAGAAAACAGATTGCCAGGTCATATTTTACTATTTCAGCTCAATATGCTTAGATCAGCAATTAAGGATGTTGACTAAAGAATGCTGTTTTTGTGGATGCTTATTGAGTTATTTCAATTTAGCTttacaaacacatacatacatacatacataaatgcatgcatacatacatatataacttAAGTTTAGGATAACATAATTTGCTTTTAACACGTACGCCACTTATGATCTTATTAATGAATTTCATTTAATTAAAACCTTTTTAGAATTCAAATCACCAAGGTCCTTCTAGGGTCGGTTTTTCTAACTCCATTTGAGTTctcattaaatattaattataaccCGATATGAAGTCATCATCCTCTCTATTctttataaattaataagaaaatgcCATATATAGATCTGAGTCACCAAATTATCGTATATTTTGTAATTAGTGTTTTCATTATTTCCTCCGTTGACTTTTGATTCAAAGGGTATTATTGAAATTTTCGAACTTGTAATTACTTATGAATGGTCGTCGTTAACAGGAAGCACATATCTTAAACACTTTTGAAAATTAAATGAGTATATTTGACGAGATTAATACCTAAAAAACTTTACTATCCAGACCGCAATTTTCTTGTTGAAAACATGAAATGGAATCTACGTTAACTAATCAAGTGTATCATGATAGATATATAGAGAGCGGAATTGACTATTCCGTTAGGAATCAGAATGTGAGGTCGCAATTTACCATTTCAACTCAATGTGTTTAGGTCAGCATTGACTAAAGAATTTTGTTTTGTGA is a window of Lactuca sativa cultivar Salinas chromosome 1, Lsat_Salinas_v11, whole genome shotgun sequence DNA encoding:
- the LOC111904792 gene encoding tetrahydroberberine oxidase-like, with protein sequence MKKYSQIRSCVFLLVLCLSFSNSWANLSSLVDVTPGTENFISCIQPKSNNVTSFSQQLIITPVNASFIPIWQVAVQNTRFLKPSTPKPSIIVTPVDETLVQKALFCAKKHGYEMRIRSGGHDYEGLSYTADVPFVMLDFTNMRSIDVDVANRSAWVQPGAVLGELYYSISQKTDTLYFPAGVCPTVGVGGYMGGGGYGNLLRKYGTAADNVVDVRFMDVNGNILDRKSMGKDLFWAIRGGGASSFGIVLAWKLRLVPVPEKVTVFILNKTLEEGATKIFHKYQYVAPTIDRNLHIRTQVFAEYIGNTTKKTIRIMFEGIYQGTRDTLLPLLDEKFPELGVRREICEEIRSIQSTVVFWGLPSSTPIEILTNRSAIAKLNNKSKSDYVRTPIPIRGLRKIWRKLMQNDGSALLMINPFGGRMADYSESAIPYPHRAGVLLQILKTVNFNGQTSDTTPTSLKRIMWLRSLDELLTPYVSKNPREAYSNYNDLDLGVGSSNYEEASLWGERYWKRDNFQKLIRIKAKVDPDNFFRRPQSIPVF